From Bacteroidales bacterium, one genomic window encodes:
- a CDS encoding acyl-CoA thioesterase yields MAKRLSATAGIVVRFSEVDSMSIVWHGNYAMYFEQAREAFGKKYGLDYMKIYGNGYYAPIVKLNFEYKNIIKYGDDVEVKITYIPTASAKICYEYQVFEKIKGGKKILAATGESMQVFTDLNHNLVLENPPFYELWKKRVLK; encoded by the coding sequence ATGGCAAAGAGGCTTTCTGCTACCGCCGGAATTGTAGTGCGGTTCAGCGAGGTTGATTCTATGAGCATTGTGTGGCATGGAAATTATGCCATGTATTTTGAGCAGGCGCGTGAGGCTTTTGGAAAAAAATATGGGCTGGATTATATGAAGATTTACGGCAACGGTTATTATGCTCCGATAGTAAAGCTGAACTTTGAATACAAGAACATAATTAAGTACGGAGATGACGTGGAGGTTAAAATAACCTATATTCCAACTGCCTCTGCTAAAATATGTTATGAGTATCAGGTGTTTGAAAAAATAAAAGGCGGAAAGAAAATTCTGGCGGCGACCGGGGAGAGCATGCAGGTCTTTACGGATTTGAATCATAATCTTGTTTTGGAGAATCCTCCTTTTTATGAATTGTGGAAAAAGAGAGTTTTAAAGTAG